A window of uncultured Litoreibacter sp. contains these coding sequences:
- a CDS encoding helix-turn-helix domain-containing protein, with product MTDAADQKLLHCPALSATKVISGKWKTRALWLLRDRAFHFGELRRTLPGVSAKVLAAQMQELEAAGLISRQEEERDGVTFALYDYTDYGRSLIPVLDALGDWGLQHDARAATEN from the coding sequence ATGACCGACGCCGCTGATCAGAAATTGCTCCATTGCCCGGCGCTCAGCGCGACAAAGGTGATCTCTGGCAAATGGAAAACGCGAGCCTTGTGGTTGCTGCGGGATCGCGCATTTCATTTTGGGGAACTGCGCCGGACTTTGCCCGGCGTATCCGCGAAGGTCTTGGCCGCGCAGATGCAAGAACTTGAAGCCGCCGGGCTGATTTCACGTCAGGAGGAGGAGCGCGACGGCGTAACCTTCGCTCTCTATGACTATACCGATTACGGCCGCTCACTGATCCCGGTGCTGGACGCGTTGGGGGATTGGGGCTTGCAGCACGACGCGAGAGCCGCCACAGAAAATTGA
- the serS gene encoding serine--tRNA ligase: MHDIRMIRETPEVFDAAMKLRKSDVSSRDVLAIDAARRAKISEAENAKAEQNATSKEVGAAKAKGDEAEFERLRALVAEKKADVARLNDEAKAEDAKLADLLMGLPNIPYDDVPEGADEEDNVEINRWGTPRRFPFEPKEHYDLPSVQSGMDFETAAKLSGARFVLLSGAIARIHRALAQFMINTHVDENGLTEAWTPVLVNDASMYGTNQLPKFAEDSYQTTEGMWLIPTSEVTLTNIVRDVVVDEGYLPRRYTAHSQCFRSEAGSAGRDTAGMLRQHQFEKVEMVSITHPDKSEEEHKRMTRCAEKILEELLLPYRTVTLCHGDLGFGARRTHDIEVWLPGQGKYREISSVSTCGDFQARRMNARFKPEGGGKPEFVHTLNGSGLAVGRALIAVLENGQMADGSVELPVALQPYLGGKSTLDPFGTLI; encoded by the coding sequence ATGCATGACATTCGCATGATCCGCGAGACCCCTGAGGTCTTTGACGCTGCCATGAAGCTGCGGAAGTCTGACGTGTCCTCCCGCGACGTGCTGGCCATTGATGCCGCGCGCCGGGCCAAAATCTCGGAAGCCGAGAACGCCAAGGCGGAACAAAACGCCACCAGCAAAGAGGTTGGAGCAGCCAAAGCCAAGGGGGACGAGGCCGAGTTTGAGCGCCTGCGCGCCTTGGTGGCCGAAAAGAAAGCCGACGTTGCACGGCTGAATGACGAGGCCAAGGCGGAAGACGCCAAGCTGGCCGATTTGCTGATGGGCCTGCCCAACATTCCCTACGATGACGTCCCCGAAGGCGCGGATGAGGAGGACAATGTCGAGATCAACCGCTGGGGCACCCCGCGGCGGTTTCCGTTTGAGCCGAAAGAACATTACGACCTTCCCTCGGTGCAGTCGGGCATGGATTTTGAGACCGCCGCCAAGCTGAGCGGCGCGCGGTTTGTTCTGTTGTCCGGCGCCATTGCGCGCATCCACCGCGCCTTGGCGCAGTTCATGATCAACACCCATGTGGACGAGAACGGGCTGACCGAGGCGTGGACCCCTGTGCTGGTCAATGACGCGTCGATGTATGGCACCAACCAGCTGCCGAAATTTGCCGAGGACAGCTACCAGACCACCGAAGGCATGTGGCTGATCCCCACATCGGAGGTGACGTTGACCAACATCGTGCGCGACGTGGTTGTGGACGAAGGCTACCTGCCCCGCCGCTACACCGCGCATTCGCAATGCTTCCGCTCGGAAGCTGGATCGGCGGGCCGCGACACGGCAGGCATGCTGCGCCAGCACCAGTTCGAAAAGGTGGAGATGGTGTCGATCACCCATCCCGACAAATCGGAAGAGGAGCATAAGCGGATGACCCGCTGCGCGGAGAAGATTTTGGAGGAGCTGCTGCTGCCCTACCGCACGGTGACCTTGTGCCACGGAGATTTGGGCTTTGGCGCGCGCCGCACCCATGACATTGAGGTGTGGCTGCCGGGTCAGGGCAAATACCGCGAGATCAGCTCGGTCTCGACCTGCGGCGATTTTCAGGCCCGGCGCATGAATGCGCGGTTCAAACCCGAGGGCGGCGGCAAACCGGAGTTCGTGCATACGCTAAACGGGTCCGGTCTTGCCGTGGGGCGCGCGCTGATTGCGGTGCTGGAGAACGGTCAGATGGCGGATGGGTCGGTAGAGCTGCCCGTTGCATTGCAGCCTTACCTGGGCGGCAAGTCTACATTGGACCCGTTCGGGACGCTGATCTGA
- a CDS encoding VOC family protein, which translates to MKVEYLHTMVRVKDLDASIAFYKMLGLVERRRTDHEGGRFTLVFLCPPDQADGRADVELTYNWDGDEGLPSDGRHFGHLAYRVENIYEMCQSLMDAGVVINRPPRDGHMAFVRSPDNISIELLQMGDSLPAQEPWASMENTGHW; encoded by the coding sequence ATGAAAGTTGAATATCTCCACACCATGGTTCGGGTCAAAGACCTCGACGCCTCGATCGCGTTTTACAAGATGTTGGGGCTGGTGGAGCGGCGGCGCACCGACCATGAAGGTGGACGGTTCACGCTGGTGTTCCTATGCCCGCCGGATCAGGCCGACGGTCGCGCCGATGTGGAGCTGACCTATAACTGGGACGGCGACGAGGGGCTGCCCAGCGATGGGCGGCATTTCGGGCATTTGGCCTACCGGGTCGAGAACATCTACGAAATGTGCCAATCCCTGATGGACGCGGGCGTGGTGATCAACCGCCCACCTCGTGACGGCCATATGGCGTTTGTCCGCTCGCCCGACAACATCTCGATCGAGCTATTGCAGATGGGCGACAGCCTGCCGGCGCAGGAGCCTTGGGCGTCCATGGAAAACACCGGGCATTGGTAA
- the yajC gene encoding preprotein translocase subunit YajC, with amino-acid sequence MFVSPAYAQAAGGAGGAFGSFVPLILIFAIMYFLLIRPQQKKVKEHAAMVEAVRKGDQIVTQGGIVAKVSKVMAEGSNEVEVEIASGVKVRIIKSTIAQVMNKTEPAK; translated from the coding sequence ATGTTCGTCTCACCAGCTTACGCCCAAGCCGCCGGAGGTGCCGGAGGCGCTTTTGGCAGCTTCGTTCCCCTCATCCTGATCTTCGCGATCATGTATTTCCTGCTGATCCGTCCGCAGCAAAAGAAGGTCAAGGAACACGCCGCCATGGTCGAGGCCGTGCGCAAGGGCGACCAGATCGTCACGCAAGGCGGCATCGTCGCCAAAGTGTCCAAGGTGATGGCCGAGGGCTCCAACGAGGTGGAGGTCGAAATCGCGTCCGGCGTCAAAGTCCGCATCATCAAGTCGACCATCGCGCAGGTGATGAACAAGACCGAGCCGGCAAAATAA
- a CDS encoding sulfite exporter TauE/SafE family protein, producing the protein MDLLSDLMSTPGLPVLILAAFVAGMVRGFSGFGTAMVFLPAAGQVVSPIWALTIMGIMDMIGPLPNVPRALRDGHPRDVVRLAVGLIVALPIGISLLSLMAPDVYRYAVSTISLILLVALIAGLRYRGRLSKPLIYGTGAIGGFLTGSTGLAGPPVIMLYMASTHAASVIRANLMLYLLCADALMVVLFAFWGLITLTPVLLGLLVAVPYLLANMVGAAIFNPDKEKLYRWVAYAIIATSAIMGFPIWD; encoded by the coding sequence ATGGACTTACTTTCTGACCTTATGTCGACGCCGGGTCTGCCGGTGCTCATCCTTGCTGCGTTTGTGGCTGGCATGGTACGCGGGTTTTCGGGCTTCGGCACCGCGATGGTTTTTCTGCCCGCAGCGGGTCAGGTGGTGTCACCCATCTGGGCGCTGACCATCATGGGGATCATGGACATGATAGGCCCGCTCCCCAACGTGCCGCGCGCGCTGCGCGACGGGCATCCGCGTGATGTGGTCCGGTTGGCGGTCGGGTTGATTGTCGCGCTGCCGATTGGCATCTCGTTGCTGTCGCTTATGGCGCCAGATGTCTACCGCTACGCGGTCTCCACCATCTCGCTCATCCTGCTGGTGGCCCTGATTGCCGGGCTGCGCTATCGCGGCAGGCTCAGCAAGCCGCTGATCTACGGGACAGGCGCCATCGGCGGCTTTCTGACCGGCAGTACGGGTCTCGCCGGACCGCCGGTGATCATGCTCTATATGGCGTCCACCCACGCGGCCTCTGTCATCCGGGCGAACCTGATGCTCTATCTGCTCTGCGCGGATGCGCTGATGGTGGTGCTGTTCGCGTTCTGGGGGCTGATCACCCTGACCCCTGTTTTGCTGGGATTGCTTGTCGCGGTGCCTTACCTGCTGGCAAATATGGTCGGAGCCGCTATTTTCAATCCTGACAAAGAGAAGCTCTACCGCTGGGTGGCCTACGCGATCATCGCGACCTCCGCTATTATGGGCTTCCCAATCTGGGACTGA
- the secD gene encoding protein translocase subunit SecD, protein MLQISVFKRVMIWLTVAVGLLLAMPNGFYTTVEQHNDAVAFLETGVSPNAETAKLTPEQLEANRAAWPSFLPSSLVNLGLDLRGGAHLLAEVQVEDVYDDRMDGYWLEIRDVLRTERDTIGTIRRQNAGQGELRIKVSNPAGIQQALTLVRSVATPVVSLTGVGSNDIEARAQGDTIIVGLTEAEKIATDDRTIQQSLEIIRRRVDEVGTREPTIQRQGERRILIQVPGIGSAAELKELIGTTAKLTFHPVVSRTSNANESPGPRNVIYPSIDPQDVGTFYILEQSPVVTGEELADAQPAFDQNGTPAVTFRFNAGGARKFGIYTSENVGSPFAIVLDEEVISAPVIREAITGGSGQISGNFSVEESTNLAVLLRAGALPAEMTFLEERTIGPELGQDSIDAGKIACIVAFVMVLVFMFLSYGTFGLFANIALIINVGMIFGLLSLIGATLTLPGIAGIVLTIGMAVDANVLIFERIREELRTAKGTARAIELGYEKALSAILDANITTFITAVILFAMGSGPVRGFAITLGLGILTSVFTAIFVTRVIIVMWYERKRPKTIEV, encoded by the coding sequence ATGCTGCAAATTTCGGTCTTCAAACGCGTCATGATCTGGCTGACCGTCGCGGTCGGCCTTCTGTTGGCGATGCCCAACGGCTTTTACACCACCGTGGAACAGCACAACGACGCGGTCGCGTTCCTTGAGACCGGCGTTTCGCCCAACGCGGAAACGGCCAAGCTGACGCCAGAGCAGTTGGAGGCCAACCGCGCCGCCTGGCCCAGCTTCCTGCCGTCCTCGCTGGTCAACCTTGGCCTCGACCTGCGTGGCGGAGCGCATCTGCTGGCCGAGGTGCAGGTTGAAGACGTGTATGACGACCGTATGGACGGCTACTGGCTGGAAATCCGCGACGTGCTGCGCACGGAGCGTGACACCATCGGCACCATCCGCCGCCAGAACGCAGGCCAGGGCGAGCTGCGCATCAAGGTCTCCAACCCCGCTGGCATCCAGCAGGCGCTGACGCTGGTACGCTCTGTGGCCACGCCCGTGGTGTCGCTGACCGGGGTCGGGTCCAACGACATCGAGGCGCGCGCGCAAGGCGACACGATCATTGTGGGGCTGACCGAAGCCGAAAAGATCGCCACCGATGACCGCACCATCCAGCAATCGCTGGAAATCATTCGCCGCCGCGTGGACGAGGTCGGCACCCGCGAACCCACTATCCAGCGCCAAGGCGAGCGCCGCATCCTCATTCAGGTGCCCGGCATCGGCTCGGCGGCTGAGCTGAAAGAACTGATCGGCACCACCGCCAAGCTGACCTTCCACCCCGTGGTGTCGCGCACCAGCAACGCAAATGAATCACCCGGCCCGCGCAACGTGATCTACCCGTCCATTGACCCGCAGGACGTGGGCACCTTCTACATTCTCGAACAATCCCCCGTGGTCACCGGCGAAGAACTCGCCGACGCGCAACCCGCCTTTGACCAGAACGGCACGCCCGCCGTGACCTTCCGCTTCAACGCCGGCGGCGCGCGCAAATTCGGCATCTACACGTCGGAGAACGTTGGCTCCCCCTTCGCCATCGTGCTGGATGAGGAGGTGATCTCGGCCCCCGTCATTCGCGAGGCGATCACTGGCGGCTCCGGCCAGATTTCTGGCAATTTCAGCGTTGAGGAATCGACCAACCTCGCTGTGCTGCTGCGCGCAGGCGCGCTGCCTGCGGAAATGACCTTTCTTGAGGAACGCACCATCGGGCCGGAGCTTGGCCAGGACAGCATCGACGCGGGCAAGATCGCCTGCATCGTGGCCTTCGTGATGGTGCTGGTCTTCATGTTCCTTAGCTATGGTACGTTCGGGCTGTTCGCCAATATCGCGCTGATCATCAATGTGGGGATGATTTTTGGCCTGCTATCGCTGATCGGAGCCACGCTGACGCTGCCAGGCATCGCGGGCATCGTGTTGACCATCGGTATGGCGGTCGACGCCAACGTGCTGATTTTCGAGCGTATCCGCGAGGAACTGCGCACCGCCAAAGGCACGGCCCGTGCGATCGAGCTCGGCTACGAGAAGGCTTTGTCGGCCATTCTTGACGCCAACATCACCACTTTCATCACGGCGGTGATCCTGTTTGCCATGGGCTCCGGCCCGGTGCGTGGTTTTGCGATCACGCTGGGCTTGGGCATCCTGACCTCGGTCTTCACGGCCATCTTCGTGACCCGCGTGATCATAGTCATGTGGTATGAGCGCAAACGACCCAAGACGATTGAGGTGTAA
- the secF gene encoding protein translocase subunit SecF, with protein MRLKLVPQQTNWDFFSRSKWTLGLSVLLIVVGFASFMIQGLNYGIDFRGGTTIRTESAQPVDVAAYRAALEPAGLGDISITEVFDPTFAADQNVAMVRIEAQEGEESASVSVVQGVETALRTIDPDMKFPSVESVGPKVSGELIQTAAIAVILAIAAVLFYIWLRFEWQFALGAVAALVHDVVLTLGVFSELQIKFDLAIIAALLTIVGYSLNDTVVVFDRVRENLRKYNKKDLKDVLNLSINETLSRTVMTSVTTLLALISLYILGGDVIRGFVFAMIWGVIVGTYSSVFVASAILLWLGVKRDWSKPDANAGNQFGNVDA; from the coding sequence ATGCGGTTGAAACTTGTTCCTCAGCAGACCAACTGGGATTTCTTTTCCCGCTCCAAATGGACCCTTGGGCTTTCGGTTTTGCTGATCGTGGTGGGCTTTGCGTCTTTCATGATCCAAGGCCTGAATTACGGCATCGATTTCCGGGGCGGCACCACGATCCGCACCGAGAGCGCTCAGCCGGTGGATGTTGCGGCCTACCGCGCGGCGCTGGAGCCTGCCGGGCTGGGCGACATCTCCATCACCGAGGTTTTCGATCCAACGTTTGCGGCGGATCAGAACGTCGCCATGGTGCGTATCGAAGCGCAGGAGGGTGAAGAAAGCGCCTCCGTCAGCGTCGTGCAGGGCGTGGAAACGGCGTTACGCACGATTGATCCGGACATGAAATTTCCCTCTGTTGAATCCGTGGGTCCCAAGGTCTCGGGCGAGCTGATCCAGACGGCGGCCATTGCGGTGATCCTCGCGATAGCGGCGGTGCTGTTCTACATCTGGTTGCGCTTTGAATGGCAGTTCGCGCTCGGCGCGGTTGCGGCGCTTGTGCATGATGTGGTGCTGACGCTGGGCGTCTTTTCCGAGCTGCAAATCAAGTTTGACCTCGCCATCATCGCGGCGCTGCTGACCATCGTGGGCTACTCGCTGAATGACACCGTGGTGGTCTTCGACCGCGTGCGGGAGAACCTGCGCAAATACAACAAGAAGGACCTCAAGGACGTCCTGAACCTGTCCATCAACGAGACGCTGTCGCGCACTGTGATGACCTCGGTGACGACACTGCTGGCGCTGATCTCGCTCTATATCCTGGGCGGGGACGTGATCCGGGGATTTGTGTTCGCGATGATCTGGGGCGTGATCGTGGGGACCTATAGCTCGGTCTTCGTGGCTTCGGCGATCCTGCTTTGGCTGGGCGTCAAACGCGACTGGTCCAAGCCCGATGCCAATGCTGGAAACCAGTTCGGCAATGTAGACGCCTAG
- a CDS encoding Mth938-like domain-containing protein, producing MKITEIDYEAAKPIDSYGDGFFRVDGKVHEGPMLILPDAVHKWGGYDDTAAILANADKIDVLFVGTGAEIAHVPASLRDVLEAAGIGVEQMGTPAACRTYNVLLSEGRRIGAALLPV from the coding sequence ATGAAGATAACCGAAATCGACTACGAGGCCGCCAAACCCATCGACAGCTACGGCGACGGGTTCTTCCGGGTGGATGGCAAGGTGCATGAAGGGCCGATGCTGATCCTGCCCGACGCGGTGCATAAGTGGGGCGGCTATGACGACACCGCCGCTATCCTCGCCAATGCGGACAAGATCGACGTGTTGTTCGTGGGCACGGGGGCTGAGATCGCGCATGTACCCGCCAGTTTGCGCGATGTGCTAGAGGCCGCCGGCATAGGCGTCGAACAGATGGGCACGCCTGCCGCGTGTCGCACCTACAATGTGCTCCTCAGTGAAGGCCGCCGCATCGGCGCGGCGCTGCTGCCGGTCTAG
- a CDS encoding protein-L-isoaspartate(D-aspartate) O-methyltransferase — protein sequence MNEPATSDAERKMQFLYALRSKGVMDNRVLTAMEKVDRGAFVTGHFADRAYDDMPLPIACGQTISQPSVVGLMTQALDVQPRDKVLEVGTGSGYQAAILSHLGRRIYTVDRHAALTRPVRKMFADMDVTNITVVTGDGSFGLPEQAPFDRIIVTAAAEDPPGPLLAQLRMGGIMVVPVGQSDAVQSLIKVTKLEQGFDYEELLPVRFVPLVEGLGQN from the coding sequence ATGAACGAGCCCGCGACATCTGATGCGGAACGCAAGATGCAGTTTCTCTACGCGCTGAGGTCCAAGGGCGTGATGGACAACCGCGTGCTGACGGCGATGGAGAAAGTGGACCGGGGCGCCTTTGTGACCGGCCATTTTGCCGACCGCGCTTACGATGACATGCCGCTGCCGATTGCCTGCGGGCAGACGATCAGCCAGCCTTCGGTGGTGGGGCTGATGACGCAGGCGCTGGATGTGCAGCCGCGCGACAAGGTGTTGGAGGTGGGCACCGGGTCGGGATATCAGGCCGCGATCCTCAGCCATCTGGGGCGGCGCATCTACACTGTGGATCGCCATGCGGCGCTGACCCGGCCAGTGCGCAAGATGTTCGCCGATATGGACGTCACCAACATCACCGTGGTCACCGGCGACGGCAGCTTCGGGCTTCCCGAACAGGCGCCTTTTGATCGTATCATTGTGACCGCAGCGGCCGAAGATCCGCCCGGTCCGCTGTTGGCACAGCTGCGGATGGGGGGTATCATGGTTGTACCGGTAGGTCAGTCTGATGCGGTGCAAAGCCTCATCAAGGTTACAAAGCTCGAGCAAGGCTTTGATTATGAAGAATTATTACCGGTGCGCTTTGTCCCTCTGGTAGAGGGGCTGGGACAGAACTAA
- a CDS encoding tryptophan-rich sensory protein has translation MTLKSILVLLVTLAFAVSPFLNPEFGGFDPDRYPNPQIDPPVQPAGYAFAIWGVIYIWLLLSAILGVSKYRDNPAWNATRLPLLVSLGVGMFWLPVALVSPVWATVMILVMLISAVMACDKARKASPGWALALPLGLYAGWLTAATFVAFGLLGAGYGWVMAELGWAWTMVLLAAFCALSYQMTLRGVWTYGLAVAWGLIGIAVQNWGAQTGLAVAAGVAALLMLGLAASQLRR, from the coding sequence ATGACATTGAAATCCATACTTGTTTTGCTGGTGACCCTTGCTTTTGCGGTGTCTCCCTTCTTGAATCCCGAATTTGGCGGGTTTGATCCCGACCGCTACCCCAACCCGCAGATTGATCCGCCAGTGCAACCGGCGGGATACGCCTTTGCGATCTGGGGCGTGATTTATATTTGGCTGCTTTTGTCTGCGATCCTCGGGGTAAGCAAATATCGCGACAACCCTGCGTGGAACGCCACGCGCCTGCCGCTTCTGGTCAGCCTTGGGGTCGGCATGTTCTGGCTACCGGTGGCCCTGGTCTCCCCTGTTTGGGCGACAGTGATGATATTGGTGATGCTGATCTCTGCCGTGATGGCCTGCGACAAGGCCCGCAAGGCCAGCCCTGGATGGGCGCTTGCGCTGCCGCTGGGGTTGTATGCGGGCTGGCTGACGGCGGCGACGTTTGTGGCGTTCGGATTGCTGGGCGCGGGCTATGGCTGGGTCATGGCAGAGCTCGGCTGGGCCTGGACCATGGTGCTGCTGGCGGCTTTCTGTGCGCTGTCCTACCAAATGACCCTGCGTGGGGTGTGGACCTACGGCCTTGCTGTCGCCTGGGGGCTGATTGGCATCGCCGTGCAGAACTGGGGCGCGCAAACCGGGCTTGCCGTTGCGGCAGGTGTTGCCGCTTTGCTTATGCTGGGGCTTGCTGCGTCGCAATTGCGCCGCTAG
- a CDS encoding antibiotic biosynthesis monooxygenase family protein → MIVEYLRYTIDPARQAAFIADYTAAAEPLMTSPHAVSFDMCQCAEEPSEFILRIEWTSAEDHLRGFRGSAPFKAFFAHIKPYLKDIQEMRHYERLVSA, encoded by the coding sequence ATGATTGTCGAATATTTACGCTACACGATTGACCCAGCCCGCCAAGCCGCCTTCATTGCAGACTATACTGCTGCCGCAGAGCCCCTGATGACATCGCCGCATGCCGTCAGCTTTGACATGTGCCAATGCGCGGAAGAGCCATCAGAGTTCATATTGCGGATAGAGTGGACGTCTGCCGAAGACCACCTTCGAGGGTTTCGCGGCAGCGCCCCTTTCAAGGCGTTCTTCGCGCACATCAAACCGTACCTGAAGGACATTCAGGAGATGCGGCACTACGAACGGTTGGTGTCCGCCTAG
- a CDS encoding DUF1194 domain-containing protein — protein MGVHGKHRALVRAALLALCLLTGAAQAQCRLALALGMDVSGSVDQVEYRLQLDGLAAALTSDEVQGQLLQFPDAPIWVAAFEWAGRFNQRLLVDWVALDSAAAINGVAATLRATERRSGINSTGIGGAMLFAERLFQKRPDCWRYTLDLSGDGTNNDGPAPEFMRDRLVGRDINGLVIALDLTVGRDERQMDLMELSAYYRKRIIKGPDAFIEVALGFDDFERAMTKKLLRETESLMIGDLDRQQRRADAAAFTEEHIVGATRGRRAHLFDAYAGGL, from the coding sequence TTGGGCGTCCATGGAAAACACCGGGCATTGGTAAGGGCGGCGCTGCTTGCGCTGTGCCTTCTGACCGGCGCAGCGCAGGCACAATGCAGGCTGGCGCTTGCCTTGGGGATGGATGTCTCCGGCTCGGTCGATCAGGTCGAATACCGGCTGCAGCTGGACGGGCTGGCCGCCGCACTGACCTCGGACGAAGTGCAGGGCCAGCTGCTGCAATTCCCTGACGCGCCCATCTGGGTGGCCGCGTTTGAATGGGCGGGGCGGTTCAACCAGCGGCTTTTGGTGGACTGGGTGGCGCTCGACAGCGCGGCCGCGATCAACGGCGTCGCGGCAACCCTGCGGGCGACCGAGCGGCGCAGCGGCATCAACTCCACCGGCATTGGCGGCGCGATGCTGTTTGCGGAGCGGCTGTTCCAGAAGCGACCGGACTGCTGGCGCTACACGCTGGATTTGTCGGGCGACGGCACCAACAATGACGGCCCTGCCCCCGAGTTCATGCGCGACCGGCTGGTTGGGCGCGACATAAACGGGCTGGTGATCGCGCTGGACCTGACCGTGGGGCGCGACGAGCGGCAAATGGATTTGATGGAGCTGTCGGCCTACTACCGCAAACGCATCATCAAGGGGCCGGACGCCTTCATCGAGGTGGCGCTGGGGTTCGACGATTTTGAGCGCGCCATGACCAAGAAGCTGCTGCGGGAGACGGAAAGCCTGATGATTGGCGATCTAGACCGGCAGCAGCGCCGCGCCGATGCGGCGGCCTTCACTGAGGAGCACATTGTAGGTGCGACACGCGGCAGGCGTGCCCATCTGTTCGACGCCTATGCCGGCGGCCTCTAG
- the surE gene encoding 5'/3'-nucleotidase SurE, with translation MRILITNDDGINAPGLKVIHAIATEVAGDGGEVWTVAPAFEKSGVAHCINYAHPTMIAQMGDRVFAAEGAPADCVLAGLHDVMADAPPDLILSGVNKGNNSAENTVYSGTIGACMEAALQGVKSIAMSQYFGPANAKLANPFEASATHGAEVVRKLVDHGNWGGDSHALGYHTFYNVNFPPVAAADVKGTKVVAQGRRPSGGFGIEPHLPPNGRKYLWIQGNPQNVDSGPDTDGTVNLDGWVSVTPMRCDLTAHDQLAELKAALG, from the coding sequence ATGCGCATTCTCATCACCAATGACGACGGCATCAACGCCCCCGGGCTGAAGGTGATCCACGCGATTGCCACCGAGGTCGCGGGCGACGGCGGCGAAGTCTGGACCGTGGCCCCGGCGTTTGAGAAATCCGGCGTGGCGCATTGCATCAACTACGCCCACCCCACGATGATCGCGCAGATGGGCGACCGCGTCTTTGCCGCCGAGGGCGCGCCGGCTGACTGCGTGTTGGCGGGCTTGCACGACGTGATGGCGGACGCGCCGCCTGACCTGATCCTGTCGGGCGTGAACAAGGGCAACAACTCCGCCGAGAACACGGTCTATTCCGGCACCATCGGCGCCTGCATGGAGGCCGCGCTGCAAGGCGTCAAATCCATCGCCATGTCGCAGTATTTTGGCCCCGCCAATGCCAAGCTGGCCAACCCGTTTGAGGCCTCCGCCACGCATGGCGCGGAGGTTGTCCGCAAGCTGGTAGACCATGGCAATTGGGGCGGCGACAGCCACGCGCTGGGTTACCACACGTTTTACAACGTCAACTTCCCGCCCGTGGCCGCCGCAGATGTAAAAGGCACCAAGGTGGTGGCGCAAGGGCGCAGGCCGTCGGGCGGCTTCGGGATTGAACCGCATCTGCCCCCCAACGGGCGCAAATACCTGTGGATTCAAGGCAACCCGCAGAACGTGGACTCAGGGCCCGACACGGACGGCACCGTCAATCTGGACGGGTGGGTGTCGGTGACGCCCATGCGCTGCGACCTGACCGCGCATGACCAGTTGGCCGAGCTGAAGGCCGCGCTTGGATGA
- a CDS encoding DUF817 domain-containing protein, which yields MADWGTRALERRLGDGLRARLPGWMAETIMFFAKQAWAALFGLLILAAIVISKAIWQPDWALTRYDALVIFAVVTQILMIWSKLESWEEARVILIFHVTGTVMEWFKVSHGSWSYPEAGYMMIYGVPLFSGFMYASVGSYVARATRIFDMKFAPYPPLWMTFAFGALCYINFFSHQLVFEIPYTNGMIFDLPDIRVPLFAASILLFGRTRVWFFAGKKARWLPLPLAALACAFVLWVAEYIGSTLTATWLYAGQQQFQTVNWAKMGSWYLLQFVAFTTVTLVSRSALIHHVITPNDRDDIIGRDAGVAPAPR from the coding sequence ATGGCAGATTGGGGCACACGGGCATTGGAACGGCGGCTGGGCGACGGCCTGCGCGCCCGCCTGCCCGGCTGGATGGCCGAAACCATCATGTTCTTCGCCAAACAAGCCTGGGCCGCGCTGTTTGGGCTGCTGATACTGGCCGCCATCGTGATCTCGAAAGCCATATGGCAACCCGACTGGGCGCTGACCCGCTACGACGCGCTGGTGATCTTTGCCGTGGTGACGCAAATCCTGATGATCTGGTCAAAGCTGGAAAGCTGGGAGGAGGCCCGCGTCATCCTGATTTTCCATGTCACCGGCACGGTGATGGAGTGGTTCAAGGTCTCCCATGGCAGCTGGTCCTACCCCGAGGCGGGCTACATGATGATCTACGGCGTGCCGTTGTTTTCGGGGTTCATGTACGCCTCTGTCGGGTCCTACGTGGCCCGGGCGACGCGGATTTTCGACATGAAATTCGCGCCCTACCCGCCCTTGTGGATGACATTTGCCTTCGGCGCGCTGTGCTACATCAACTTCTTCTCGCACCAACTGGTGTTCGAGATCCCCTACACCAACGGGATGATCTTTGATCTGCCCGACATAAGGGTCCCGCTGTTTGCGGCCTCGATCCTGCTGTTCGGGCGCACCCGGGTGTGGTTCTTTGCGGGCAAGAAGGCGCGCTGGTTGCCGCTGCCCCTGGCCGCTTTGGCCTGCGCCTTCGTGCTGTGGGTGGCGGAATATATCGGCTCCACCCTGACGGCCACCTGGCTATACGCGGGCCAGCAGCAGTTTCAGACCGTCAACTGGGCCAAGATGGGGTCGTGGTACCTGCTGCAATTCGTGGCGTTCACCACCGTCACGCTGGTCAGCCGGTCGGCGCTGATCCATCATGTGATCACCCCCAATGACCGCGACGACATTATCGGCCGGGACGCTGGCGTAGCCCCGGCCCCGCGCTAA